The nucleotide window AATCCTGAACATAACATCGAGAtatattatattacaaatataaaccagaaaaaaaaaatcacaattataacttataatatgcattcaaacaaattttatttgcTATATAAATAGCCTTCATCACGCCAAAGAAATgccttgtatatatatatggcatCCTTAAAACACTTCAATTGATCCTGCAAGAGTAGTAACGatgtacaaaattatatatcaagGACATATCGACAAAAGCTATTAGTCCATAAAAAACATTGTTATGACTCAGCCCAGTTATTAACTCAACTTATACATAGCTCAGTTAAgcttatttaaaaattgaactgatttattttaaatatgtaagTCAAATTAATCCAACTGAgatcttgtcaaaatattttagaaGAATTCTCTTTTTGATTTGATGCGTTATATGTATacaacaacaagaaaaaaaaagttgaattagTTTTgtatgttaattaaataaaatttgactaGTGTTGGGAGGGTTGGGTTATGAGTTATGACCCATTGGTTTGCCATCTCAAGCCAATGACCCAACATTTATTGACTCGACTCGTTCAAATTCAGTTTAGTCCGTTCATTTAGCACCcctataattattttagttcttaATTTCATTTCACTTACTTCAGATCAACCAACATTTAGACATATTATCGACCTCTAATAGTACTAAAAAGTTCCATATGACAACACTATTGATTTGTAATATATGTATAACATTTTCCACGGAAAacattattttctaaaattatgtatgaaaaatgACTATTGTCGTACTAATAAGGGAGGAGGAGAGTAATATTACTTGGTGCAGTCAACAGTGGATGAAATAGGGAAGGACAAGGAGATTCCACAACTCTTAGGAAGACTCCCTGCAAGTTGAGAATTAATGTTGATTTTTTGAGATGCATTCTTTAGACAAGTGCATGCAGCCTGCTTATCTGGTACAGTTGTTGCAGCAGATACAAGAGATTGACAACCATCACAGCAAGGTTGTGGTGGTGTCCCACCACTGCCTTGTAAATAGCTGAGGCAGGGCTTGATTGAGCTAATTACTGTGCCACAAGTGATAGCACCTTCTGAAGATGGTGCAATTAGTAAT belongs to Solanum stenotomum isolate F172 chromosome 1, ASM1918654v1, whole genome shotgun sequence and includes:
- the LOC125878439 gene encoding non-specific lipid-transfer protein 1-like; this translates as MNSSIQAKLVLVPFIMALILLLIAPSSEGAITCGTVISSIKPCLSYLQGSGGTPPQPCCDGCQSLVSAATTVPDKQAACTCLKNASQKININSQLAGSLPKSCGISLSFPISSTVDCTKIN